Proteins co-encoded in one Brassica oleracea var. oleracea cultivar TO1000 chromosome C4, BOL, whole genome shotgun sequence genomic window:
- the LOC106339115 gene encoding glutathione S-transferase T3-like → MDSYPYNNQNTNFVDLLNSQQDIVFGFGQDNAEVSSSQVPIFGENSTAERKERRTWSPTDDIVLISSWLNTSKDPIVGNEQKSGTFWTRASAYFSASPKLAGREQRDSNHCKQRWHKINDLVGKFCGAYEAATREKSSGQNETDVLKHAHEIFFNNHHKKFKLEHAWKELRNDQKWCDLATSKPDRSSKRRKCDEAGQATTRPLGVKASKGHGKHKNKTEIHSPAGFQSMWDIKKEDLAIKERVSKIKLLEILIAKTEPLAGYEEALEKKLITELFT, encoded by the exons ATGGATTCCTATCCATATAATAACCAGAATACAAATTTTGTTGATCTCCTAAATAGTCAACAAGATATTGTCTTCGGTTTTGGACAAGATAATGCCGAGGTATCTTCATCCCAAGTGCCTATTTTCGGTGAAAATTCAACTGCAGAACGTAAGGAACGAAGGACGTGGTCACCTACCGATGACATAGTGCTCATCAGCTCGTGGTTGAACACGAGCAAAGACCCTATCGTGGGCAATGAGCAGAAGTCGGGTACATTCTGGACAAGAGCCTCGGCTTACTTTTCTGCAAGTCCGAAGCTGGCCGGTCGTGAACAAAGGGATAGCAATCACTGCAAGCAGCGCTGGCACAAGATCAATGATCTTGTAGGGAAGTTTTGTGGAGCGTACGAGGCTGCCACCAGAGAGAAGAGCAGCGGCCAGAATGAAACTGACGTGCTCAAACATGCTCATGAAATATTCTTCAACAACCACCATAAGAAATTCAAACTTGAGCATGCGTGGAAAGAGCTGCGGAACGACCAGAAATGGTGTGATCTAGCAACTTCTAAACCCGACAGAAGCTCTAAAAGGAGGAAGTGTGACGAAG CTGGTCAAGCAACTACTCGACCCCTGGGTGTGAAGGCTTCAAAGGGGCATGGCAAGCATAAGAACAAGACTGAGATCCACTCGCCGGCTGGTTTTCAGAGCATGTGGGACATCAAGAAAGAAGATTTGGCTATCAAAGAGAGGGTCTCGAAGATTAAGCTACTTGAAATTCTTATTGCTAAAACGGAACCATTGGCTGGCTATGAAGAAGCACTGGAGAAAAAGCTAATTACTGAGTTGTTTACTTAA
- the LOC106340399 gene encoding AT-hook motif nuclear-localized protein 21: MSAGLNMGTTSRYVHNVDGGGAGQFSTDNHHEDDGGAGGNHHHNLQNHHQGLDLIASNDNSGLGGAGGGGEGSGDLVMRRPRGRPAGSKNKPKPPVIVTRESANTLRAHILEIGSGCDVFECISTYARRRQRGICVLSGTGTVTNVSIRQPTAAGSVVTLRGTFEILSLSGSFLPPPAPPGATSLTIFLAGAQGQVVGGNVVGELVAAGPVMVMAASFTNVAYERLPLDEHEEHLQVQSGGGGGGNMYSEANGGGGGLPFFNLPMSLPHMGVENWQGNSAGAGRAPF; encoded by the coding sequence ATGTCTGCAGGTCTCAATATGGGGACAACCTCTCGCTACGTCCATAACGTCGACGGCGGAGGTGCTGGCCAGTTCTCCACCGACAACCACCACGAAGATGACGGTGGTGCTGGAGGAAACCACCACCATAACCTTCAGAACCATCACCAAGGTTTAGATTTAATAGCTTCTAATGACAACTCGGGTCTGGGCGGCGCCGGAGGTGGTGGTGAAGGAAGCGGCGACCTCGTTATGCGGCGGCCACGTGGCCGTCCAGCTGGATCGAAGAACAAACCAAAACCTCCGGTGATAGTCACGCGCGAGAGCGCAAACACTCTTAGGGCTCACATTCTCGAAATCGGAAGTGGCTGCGACGTCTTCGAGTGCATCTCCACTTACGCGCGGCGGAGACAGCGCGGGATTTGCGTTTTGTCCGGAACTGGAACCGTCACTAACGTCAGCATCCGTCAGCCGACGGCGGCTGGATCTGTTGTGACTTTGCGAGGCACTTTCGAGATTCTTTCCCTCTCTGGATCTTTTCTTCCGCCGCCTGCTCCTCCAGGAGCGACGAGTTTGACTATATTCCTCGCCGGAGCTCAGGGACAGGTCGTCGGAGGTAACGTTGTTGGAGAATTGGTGGCCGCGGGGCCGGTCATGGTCATGGCGGCGTCTTTTACGAACGTGGCTTACGAAAGGTTACCTTTGGACGAGCATGAGGAGCACTTACAGGTCCAAAGCGGCGGTGGCGGAGGAGGGAATATGTACTCGGAAGCCAACGGAGGTGGCGGAGGCTTGCCGTTCTTCAATTTGCCGATGAGTTTGCCTCATATGGGAGTTGAAAACTGGCAGGGGAATTCCGCCGGCGCTGGTAGGGCTCCGTTTTAG
- the LOC106341721 gene encoding uncharacterized protein LOC106341721 yields MGCFISPVMKLRRLSSTDSWRFAYRNLTGEDIEDSVVRVVVGKEKKEFMVEPYVLEEAPFRILIGSVKDRTKTRLNRTGSVVWLDHIDSILFEHLLWLLRNDASTFSDMDVVEIIEFYSQDC; encoded by the coding sequence ATGGGTTGCTTTATTTCTCCTGTAATGAAACTCCGTCGTCTATCTTCAACTGATTCGTGGCGGTTTGCATACCGGAATCTGACCGGCGAGGATATAGAGGATTCGGTCGTAAGGGTTGTCGTAGGGAAAGAGAAGAAGGAGTTCATGGTCGAACCGTACGTACTCGAAGAGGCGCCGTTTAGAATCTTGATTGGTTCGGTTAAGGATCGTACCAAGACCCGGTTAAACCGGACTGGGAGTGTTGTATGGCTTGATCATATCGACTCGATCTTGTTCGAGCACTTGTTGTGGCTTCTTCGTAACGATGCATCTACATTTTCGGATATGGATGTCGTCGAGATCATTGAGTTCTATTCTCAAGATTGCTAG
- the LOC106337741 gene encoding protein phosphatase 2C 29-like has protein sequence MGSSFSSALPCFNQGHRDRRHHPQNPTHSEPLDESLGHSYCYVPSSNRFLSPFPSDRFVSPPGSFRLSPGRIRGPGSSDQLQTGFRAISGASVSANTSNSKTVFQLEDIYDDATVNTFGGGVRSSVVNANGFEGTSSFSALPLQTVPLGGHVEERTGLFMSGPIERGASSGPLDLPGEEVSRSDSAAAHFSAPLGGGGKKRRKRKKSLSWHTKQRPWVLPVSSFVGGAKRENTVKPPDGGGVTAESTGEENDLQWALGKAGEDRVQLAVFEKQGWLFAGIYDGFNGPDAPEFLMANLYRAVHSELQGLFWELEEEAELKASSSCPAAEEVKVRKKLHELLAEAQAEDALDLSGSDRFAFSVEDNAVSVGSKRWLLLSKLKQGLSKQGVSGRKLLFPWKLGAEGDETEEVVGSVRVEEPVEKRRERRKAGTVDHELVLKAMSNGLEATEQAFLEMTEKVLETNPELALMGSCLLVALMRDDDVYVMNIGDSRALVAQYQVRETGVSVETGRVEDRCNDLDNDDANNELSGVGDEDTTLNNEAPSQNMKLVALQLTTDHSTSIEDEVTRIKNEHPDDNQCIVNDRVKGRLKVTRAFGAGFLKQPKLNDSLLEMFRNEYIGTDPYISCIPSLRHYRLTENDQFMVLSSDGLYQYLSNEEVVSLAMEKFPDGDPAQHVIQELLVRAAKKAGMGFHELLDIPQGDRRKYHDDCTVLVIALGGSRIWKSSGKYL, from the exons ATGGGAAGTAGCTTCTCCTCCGCCTTACCTTGCTTCAACCAAGGTCACCGTGATCGCCGCCATCACCCTCAGAATCCGACTCACTCCGAGCCGTTAGACGAGAGTCTAGGCCACTCTTACTGCTACGTCCCATCTTCTAACCGCTTCCTCTCTCCCTTCCCTTCCGATCGCTTCGTCTCTCCTCCCGGTTCGTTCCGGTTATCTCCGGGTCGGATCCGGGGCCCCGGATCATCCGACCAGCTCCAAACCGGGTTCAGAGCCATTTCCGGCGCCTCGGTTAGCGCCAACACATCCAATTCCAAAACTGTTTTCCAACTTGAAGATATTTACGACGATGCCACTGTTAACACTTTCGGCGGAGGCGTGAGGAGCAGCGTCGTTAACGCTAACGGCTTCGAAGGAACGTCGTCGTTTAGCGCTCTCCCGCTACAGACCGTGCCGTTAGGTGGTCACGTGGAGGAACGAACCGGCCTCTTCATGTCTGGGCCCATCGAGAGAGGCGCGAGTTCAGGCCCATTGGACCTTCCCGGAGAGGAGGTTTCGAGATCCGACTCCGCCGCCGCGCATTTCTCGGCGCCGCTCGGCGGCGGCGGCAAGAAGAGACGGAAAAGGAAGAAGAGTCTTTCCTGGCACACGAAGCAGCGACCGTGGGTTCTTCCGGTGTCGAGCTTCGTCGGCGGTGCTAAAAGGGAGAACACCGTGAAACCACCCGACGGCGGCGGCGTTACGGCGGAATCAACCGGAGAGGAGAACGATTTACAGTGGGCGTTGGGGAAAGCAGGAGAGGACAGGGTGCAGCTAGCTGTCTTCGAGAAGCAAGGATGGCTCTTCGCCGGAATCTACGACGGCTTCAACGGACCCGACGCGCCGGAGTTTCTGATGGCTAACCTCTACCGTGCGGTTCATAGCGAGTTGCAAGGTTTATTCTGGGAACTGGAGGAAGAAGCAGAGCTAAAAGCAAGTTCGAGCTGTCCAGCGGCAGAAGAAGTTAAAGTGAGGAAAAAGCTGCATGAGCTTCTCGCAGAGGCGCAAGCAGAAGACGCGTTGGATCTTTCAGGTTCCGACAGGTTTGCATTCTCAGTGGAGGACAATGCTGTGTCTGTAGGAAGTAAGAGATGGTTGCTGTTGTCGAAACTGAAGCAGGGTTTGTCTAAGCAAGGAGTTTCAGGGAGGAAGTTGTTGTTCCCATGGAAGCTTGGTGCGGAGGGTGATGAAACGGAGGAGGTGGTAGGTAGCGTTAGAGTAGAGGAACCGGTTGAGAAGAGGAGGGAGAGACGAAAGGCGGGGACGGTTGATCACGAGCTGGTTTTGAAGGCGATGTCGAATGGTCTTGAAGCCACGGAGCAAGCGTTCTTGGAGATGACTGAGAAGGTTTTGGAAACGAACCCTGAGCTTGCGTTGATGGGTTCTTGCTTGCTGGTTGCGCTGATGAGAGATGATGATGTGTATGTGATGAATATAGGGGATAGTAGGGCTCTTGTTGCGCAGTATCAGGTTCGAGAAACGGGTGTGAGTGTTGAGACAGGAAGAGTAGAAGATCGATGCAATGATTTAGACAATGATGATGCAAACAATGAGCTTTCAGGTGTGGGTGATGAAGATACTACACTGAACAATGAAGCACCTTCGCAGAACATGAAACTGGTTGCGTTGCAACTGACAACAGATCACAGCACGAGCATCGAAGAT GAAGTAACAAGAATAAAAAACGAACACCCTGATGACAACCAATGCATAGTGAACGACAGAGTGAAGGGACGACTTAAGGTGACTAGGGCGTTTGGAGCAGGGTTTTTGAAGCAG CCTAAATTGAACGATTCGTTACTGGAAATGTTTCGGAATGAGTACATTGGGACGGATCCATACATATCATGCATACCATCTCTTCGTCACTACAGGCTAACAGAAAATGATCAGTTTATGGTTCTGTCATCTGATGGTTTGTATCAATACCTGAGCAATGAGGAAGTTGTTTCTCTTGCTATGGAGAAGTTTCCAGATGGTGATCCTGCTCAACATGTTATACAGGAACTTCTAGTCCGTGCAGCCAAGAAGGCTG GAATGGGGTTTCATGAGCTCCTGGACATACCGCAAGGAGATAGAAGAAAGTATCATGATGATTGCACTGTATTAGTGATAGCACTTGGAGGAAGTAGGATCTGGAAGTCATCAGGGAAGTATCTTTGA